One segment of Carya illinoinensis cultivar Pawnee chromosome 13, C.illinoinensisPawnee_v1, whole genome shotgun sequence DNA contains the following:
- the LOC122291273 gene encoding uncharacterized protein LOC122291273: MSMDKLDNRYDAPRPESYASEAYGLRTADQGMNDIASSSGSTSLFLGTLDDMSLLESGLYGSKDGDMVDDYYRFEAEAGQSVDPRLLSLLEFFRQLYARRQELSKKIFPGLHDEFVELSRKIREVVAAQVEGRRTRPVATLQRSLSVGSPRTPANKAGELPLRLERFKVRELTLEGVVPVQGTAPQGSNGGGGGGSGSGGGQGGASK, translated from the coding sequence ATGTCCATGGACAAGCTCGACAACCGCTACGATGCACCACGGCCGGAATCTTATGCATCGGAAGCGTATGGACTACGGACTGCTGATCAGGGAATGAATGACATCGCATCAAGCTCCGGGAGTACTTCGCTATTTCTGGGCACTTTAGACGATATGTCGCTGCTGGAAAGTGGGCTATACGGGAGTAAAGACGGTGACATGGTCGATGATTACTACAGATTTGAAGCGGAGGCTGGACAATCAGTTGATCCAAGATTGTTATCGTTGTTAGAATTCTTCAGGCAGCTCTATGCTCGGAGACAGGAACTGTCCAAGAAGATCTTTCCGGGGCTTCACGATGAGTTTGTGGAGTTGTCTAGGAAAATTCGTGAGGTTGTTGCAGCCCAAGTTGAAGGGAGACGAACGAGGCCGGTTGCAACCTTGCAGAGGAGTTTGAGTGTTGGCTCGCCACGAACACCGGCCAACAAAGCAGGGGAATTGCCGTTGAGGCTCGAACGCTTCAAGGTACGCGAACTGACTCTAGAGGGCGTTGTTCCAGTACAAGGTACTGCTCCTCAAGGCAGTAAtggcggcggcggcggcggcAGCGGCAGCGGAGGCGGTCAAGGCGGCGCCtcaaaataa
- the LOC122292186 gene encoding uncharacterized protein LOC122292186: protein MADEIPKLLGRVKFESFLTNEAQHGKIWLFWKSAVAVQCLAVSNQFVSVKVEENGHIYVLTIVYAKCTQVERKMLWEDLEVSRCGNLPWLICGNFNIIKNDSERRGGHPRPFAAMEDFNLCIHNNGWLDMRSKGPSMTWCNGRGGLARSWARLDRCFIDSNFLQYFPNVFFQVLARTTSDHSPLVIQMGEDPFKYGPCPFRFQFMWTDYSDFLSLVERVWRSEGYSHGLVNLSIKLKRVKIALREWNRNVFGRTEVIINQLENRIDTLEVQLQTCFNQKDENALLRTKMDLSIWLDREDTRLAHLAKKSWLKDRDQNSKFYHAYLNAKNHTKIKEMRLVDGTSLNSPSDIHKAAVDYFNNFLGMGTHRDMPNLSELLDPVITIDENRVFLSKKLRTLSSVFLLTVVQVQMVLAQVDKPSGFDKFWPISLCSVTYKICAKIIVSRLTDLLKKMISQEQGAFIPGRSIFENISLTQEMVHSIHRHTNGGNVLIKLDMSKAYDRVDWNFILHVLDAFGFSSEFCMLIKACITTPWYSVMMNGTSLGFFKGERGLRQGDPLSPYLFIIMQEVLSRLLKVSFGNGKIGHFSQARGTPLISHLMYADDIVIFSNGGKNSMRSLMEVLHIYESWSGQVLSREKSNIFFSKRISLNRKSSILRITGFSEGSFPFKYLGVPVVDGRLKVSDFGDLLGKIKRKIAGWKMKMLSVGGRTILLRHVLSSMATHLLAVLHVPKTVLNVLNRLLSSFFWGDSDGKGKRKWIAWHNICRPIEESGLGIRDFGDIQKALHMKLAWRLVTGHSLWADFFRGKYVRGNHLSLLEPNKGTRLWKSIVRSIPDVLNNSKWLVRDGNISFWHDNWVEGGPLSNLYPVFEQPLLKIKDCRLDNGWDVPLMERLVGSQKAADLCNFLARRKEGQDVLIWLNDKAGNFTTKSAWDCIRVRASPLDWADWIWHKNLPKKVSIMMWKAHHNCLSVDAKIKNVGVPLASKCHCCSRGRMEDLNHVLCTGEVARQVWRMAAIQLGVHMGVFQTWHEQVNFWFRRAKKSSQVRIIFGILPSIVSWKLWEWRCKARYDGKVSKVEVVWQAITFWLRRIMHLFMRVSNISTHDIAILNRLEIPILAPKPKKVRVVRWSRPLYDWVKLNTDGSSLGNSGLAGAGGVIHDHCGKLCMAYSVSLGQGSNNFAELHGVLEGIRRCYHLGYLHVEIETDSQLIVNWITNGNCNVWYLEDFWEELQEYLRGMDFCIRHIFREGNAAADFIAKRGAGGLNRNWIEDRDMPDQLRGLLRMDRLGLPYLHTS from the exons ATGGCGGATGAGATTCCTAAGTTGTTGGGGCGTGTTAAATTTGAGTCTTTCCTCACTAATGAAGCACAACATGGGAAAATTTGGTTATTTTGGAAGTCTGCTGTTGCTGTCCAGTGTTTGGCTGTGTCAAATCAATTTGTGTCAGTTAAAGTAGAAGAGAATGGGCACATTTATGTTCTTACCATTGTGTACGCTAAGTGCACTCAAGTAGAGCGGAAGATGTTATGGGAGGACCTGGAAGTCTCTAGGTGTGGTAATCTTCCTTGGCTTATATGCGGAAATTTcaacattataaaaaatgacTCGGAAAGAAGAGGCGGTCATCCTCGTCCTTTTGCAGCTATGGAAGATTTCAATTTGTGCATTCATAACAACGGTTGGTTGGACATGCGCTCTAAAGGCCCAAGCATGACTTGGTGTAATGGTCGCGGCGGTTTGGCTCGTAGTTGGGCAAGGTTAGATAGATGTTTCATTGATTCTAACTTTCTTCAATATTTTCCTAATGTGTTTTTTCAGGTCTTGGCTCGTACTACTTCAGATCACTCTCCGCTGGTAATTCAAATGGGTGAGGATCCTTTTAAGTATGGTCCTTGTCCTTTTCGGTTTCAGTTTATGTGGACTGATTATAGTGATTTTCTTAGCCTTGTGGAGAGAGTGTGGAGATCAGAGGGGTATAGTCATGGCCTTGTGAATCTTTCTATTAAATTGAAAAGGGTCAAGATTGCTCTAAGGGAATGGAACAGGAATGTGTTTGGAAGGACTGAGGTTATCATTAACCAATTAGAGAACCGTATTGATACTTTGGAAGTTCAGCTTCAAACTTGTTTTAATCAAAAGGATGAAAATGCTCTTTTGAGAACTAAAATGGACCTGTCTATTTGGCTTGATAGAGAAGATACTCGTCTTGCTCATTTGGCTAAAAAAAGTTGGTTGAAAGATAGGgatcaaaattctaaattttaccATGCTTATCTTAATGCTAAAAATCATACGAAGATTAAGGAGATGCGTTTGGTTGATGGTACTTCTTTAAATTCCCCTTCTGACATTCATAAAGCTGCTgtggattattttaataatttcttaggGATGGGGACTCATCGTGATATGCCCAATCTTAGTGAGTTATTAGATCCTGTGATTACTATTGATGAGAACAGGGTTTTTCTCTCCAAGAAATTAAGGACGCTCTCTTCAGTATTCCTATTGACAGTAGTCCAGGTCCAGATGGTTTTGGCTCAG GTGGATAAACCTTCTGGGTTTGATAAATTCTGGCCTATTAGTCTCTGCTCCGTGACCTATAAGATTTGTGCTAAAATTATTGTAAGCCGTCTTACGGATTTACTTAAGAAGATGATCTCTCAGGAGCAAGGGGCGTTCATCCCTGGGCGTAGTATTTTTGAGAACATTAGTCTTACTCAAGAGATGGTTCATTCTATTCATAGACATACTAATGGAGGGAATGTTTTGATTAAACTTGATATGTCTAAGGCTTACGACCGTGTTGATtggaattttattttacatgtctTGGATGCCTTTGGTTTCTCTTCTGAGTTTTGTATGTTGATTAAGGCTTGCATTACCACTCCTTGGTATTCTGTTATGATGAATGGCACTTCCTTGGGCTTCTTTAAAGGGGAGCGTggattgagacaaggtgacccgCTATCTccctatttatttatcattatgcAAGAGGTATTATCTCGCCTTCTTAAGGTTTCTTTTGGGAATGGTAAAATTGGGCATTTTAGTCAGGCTCGTGGTACCCCCCttatttctcatcttatgtATGCGGATGACATTGTCATTTTTAGTAATGGTGGTAAGAATTCCATGAGGAGTTTGATGGAGGTTTTGCATATTTATGAATCTTGGTCGGGGCAAGTCCTTagtagagaaaaaagtaatatttttttctctaaaagaaTCTCTCTTAATAgaaaatcttctattcttcGTATCACTGGTTTTTCTGAAGgctcttttcctttcaaatatttGGGGGTTCCAGTTGTGGATGGTAGGCTGAAAGTTAGTGATTTTGGTGATTTGCTTGGTAAGATAAAAAGGAAGATTGCgggttggaagatgaaaatgcTTTCTGTAGGTGGTCGTACTATTTTGCTTCGACATGTTTTATCGAGTATGGCTACCCATCTTTTAGCTGTTTTACATGTTCCTAAAACTGTGCTTAATGTTTTGAACAGGCTCCtgagttctttcttttggggtgatTCTGATGGCAAAGGTAAAAGAAAATGGATTGCTTGGCATAATATTTGTAGGCCTATTGAGGAAAGTGGCTTGGGGATACGAGATTTTGGTGATATTCAAAAAGCCTTACATATGAAACTGGCCTGGCGTCTGGTTACGGGACATTCTTTATGGGCGGATTTCTTTAGAGGCAAGTATGTTAGAGGTAATCATCTCTCTCTTTTGGAGCCTAATAAGGGTACTCGGCTTTGGAAATCTATTGTTAGAAGTATTCCTGATGTTTTAAACAACTCTAAATGGCTTGTTAGAGACggtaatatttctttttggcatgataaTTGGGTTGAAGGTGGCCCTCTTAGCAATCTTTATCCAGTTTTTGAACAGCCTTTGTTGAAAATTAAGGATTGTCGCCTTGACAATGGTTGGGATGTTCCTCTCATGGAGCGGCTTGTGGGTTCACAAAAAGCTGCTGACTTGTGTAATTTTTTGGCTAGGAGGAAAGAGGGTCAGGATGTTCTAATCTGGTTAAATGACAAGGCCGGTAATTTTACTACAAAAAGTGCTTGGGATTGTATCCGTGTTAGGGCGTCTCCTTTAGATTGGGCtgattggatttggcataaaaATCTACCAAAGAAAGTttctattatgatgtggaaggcCCATCACAATTGTTTGAGCGTTGATGCGAAGATTAAGAATGTCGGCGTTCCTCTAGCGTCGAAATGTCATTGTTGTTCTAGGGGTCGTATGGAGGATTTGAATCATGTTCTTTGTACTGGTGAGGTTGCTCGTCAGGTTTGGCGTATGGCCGCAATTCAGTTAGGTGTGCACATGGGTGTTTTCCAGACTTGGCATGAACAAGTTAACTTTTGGTTCCGTCGTGCGAAAAAGTCTTCTCAAGTTAGAATCATTTTTGGGATTCTTCCTTCCATTGTTTCGTGGAAACTTTGGGAATGGCGTTGTAAAGCCCGGTATGATGGTAAAGTTTCTAAAGTTGAGGTGGTTTGGCAAGCTATTACATTTTGGCTTCGTAGGATTATGCATTTGTTTATGAGAGTTTCTAATATCTCAACGCATGATATTGCTATTTTAAACAGACTTGAGATCCCGATCTTAGCCCCTAAACCTAAGAAAGTGCGTGTGGTGCGTTGGTCTCGGCCTCTTTATGATTGGGTTAAGCTTAATACGGATGGTAGTAGCTTAGGTAACTCGGGGTTGGCTGGTGCTGGGGGTGTTATTCATGATCACTGTGGTAAGCTTTGTATGGCTTATTCTGTTTCTTTAGGCCAAGGTTCTAATAACTTTGCTGAGCTACATGGGGTGTTGGAAGGCATTCGTAGGTGCTATCATCTTGGGTATTTACATGTTGAGATTGAGACGGATTCTCAATTGATTGTCAATTGGATTACTAATGGGAATTGTAATGTTTGGTATTTAGAGGATTTCTGGGAGGAATTACAAGAGTATCTTAGGGGCATGGATTTTTGCATTCGCCATATCTTTCGGGAAGGAAATGCTGCAGCGGATTTTATTGCTAAGAGAGGAGCTGGGGGTTTAAATAGAAACTGGATTGAAGATAGAGATATGCCTGATCAACTCAGAGGGCTTCTTCGGATGGACAGACTCGGGCTTCCCTATCTTCACACTTCGTAG